tactactactacctAAACCTGATCCAGCCCCTGAATCGAGCTACTGTAAAGATGGCGAGAGCGCTGAGAGTGCTATACATATAAATATGCTTGTAATAATCAAGCGAATAGTCCACTCCGGGGACTTCATGTGCTGCGTCTGGAACCCTACCTAGCTCGAGAAATGCTTGGGCCTGTGCATATCATGTTGCCTGCCTCTGATCTCCGCGGATATGTTTTTCAGTTGCCAGCAGTTGGCCAGAAAGAAAATGGCATGATTGATGCCTGTGTGTGTGTATCTAGTTCTAGTACCTACCATGCCATGTTCTCCAGGGGTTcactgtgtgtggtgtgtgtgattGGCGGGGTCTGTGGCAACTTGATGATGGGTGCTGGGCAAGTGGATTTCGCCTCTGTCCAGGGTGCCAATTGTCCGGTGGCCTTTTGCCTTTTCTTCCATTGGCGATTCGGCGTGGATCACGGCGGAATCCGTGGTTTGCAGCGGTGCCACGGATGGAGCCGGATTCGTGCTGCTTTTTGGTCGAACTTTGTGACAAGGACGCGCTAACTGCCCATGATATGTGGGTCATCACACACCACTGCCTTTTGATGTGCATGGAATGGTACGTTGGTCTTGTATGCAAACCTCTGaccagcgagcgagagagagagcaaCACAAACCTTAATTAAGGGCGAACCAGCACAGCAAACAAATATCCAACACAGACCCGTCGAAAAGAAAAACAAATATCCAACACAAAGTTAAAATCAGCGGCCAAAAAATATCTTCGTTTGCTCCTTACCGACTGTGATCCGGGTAAGCTTATCGTCGGCAAATAAGATCGAATTTTGGCAGCACACACATGTAACAATCAATGAATCAGCGCACGGAAAATACCAGTATCAGACAACATTATAAGGCCTTCACAACACAATGACAAATAGAGGTGTCTGTTCTTGCTGGGACCCGGTGTGGATCACCCAATCAGGTTTGACATGAGACACACGGAAAATATCTTCTTTCGCCCCTATTGTGAAATCTTTCGGAGGTTCGAAAGGACCGGACAAGCTCATATTCGGCAAACAAAATCAATTTTGGCAGCACACACATGTAACAATCAATAATGCAGCACACAGAAAATACTAGTATCAGATAAGGCCTTCACAACACAATGACAAAAGTGGCGTCTGTTCTTGTTGGTCCCTCATGAGGATCACTCAATCAGGTTTGACATGAGATACGCGAGTACTACCAGACGCATTGATTCTGAGTTCTCTAATTAAGATTACCAAGTGGCATCGAAGAGACCGCGCACTGTAGCGCTACAAATACAGTGTGGTGATGGTGCAGTCAGAGAACAGGGCCAACCACATGCCTGACCAGGAAACACATCCACAGCACCAGATCCGTTTTATGTCGATATTTGCTGCTTCTCTGAAGTGTCACGCGTTCAAGATCGATGCTTCAAGCTTCCTACACGTGCCTTCCGATCGGCGTGATTCATGGGCTACCAAAGCGAGGAAGACATGAGAAAGGATCGGATGCGCTGCAGCAGCTCTGCCTTCACCGCATCGGGCACCGAGGCTGTTTCAGAAGCAGGAGAAAATGATAATCGTGCAACAAGAACCAACACAAATGAAAGAAACATTTGCTTAGGGCTTAGCATCATTGTTATTGACAAAAAATGCACAAATCTATGGCAAACATAGGAGGCGAGAAGCAGGTGCAAAAAAAGAACGTTCTCCAAAATTTTGTCCCAGATCCTGTTACAGTAAGGAAGCAATTGACTTGGGAGTTTAGGCACTACTTTTTCCCTTGCTTGACACTTACGCAAAGATGGACATATGCAAGCCATGGTTATATTATTTTATAACAATTCTTCCAACTCGTATCTAATGTGCGCTGGAACTAAGTAACATACCTCTTGCAACCAGAAATAAATTAACTGGACAAATGAAAATCACTGACCTCTTCCTTTTGGAGTAATAACATGAATAAGATCATCTAATGTTACATTATTTCTTCCCTTTTTCCTTGCATAAGCCCTAGAGAGAAAAATAAGATTAGTCAACAATGACGACGGGGAATGATAGCTTTTAGATTCTCAAGGGAAAACCATGGCATCTTGAGTCCAAACAAATGGAGTGTGCAATACAACACAAATTTCAGAATGCTCAAATATGACAGCTTGAGGCAGCAGACAGGTTAGTGATAAACTGGAAGTTGGTTGCCAAGGCTCAAGAGATTTCAGTGATATAGAATTAGTCTGGAGATGATTTGAATAAAGGTAGAACCGGACTGTAAGAACTGCATAGCCATGTATTCTGCAGAAACATAACAGTTGAAGTGGTCCTGTGCAACGGAGTTAAGAAACTCTTCATAATACTTGATGAATGTGCAGAAAGTATGTCTTAAAGCGCACATGCTGCTTATGTTACTTGTAGCTCTGGAATTTTTGTACTAAAACAAAACATTTAACTCATTGCAAGTATTATAGAGACTGGTATTGGTTTAAACTGTAGTAAACACCTACTAAAGCCATGCATTTGCTCATCGATCAGAAAGTGGTATGCCTGCAGTTAAGTTTGCTTTACGAGAAATCAAGAGAAATATATGCTATTTTTCTTTGGTCATAACTATCCTAGTAAACATGATAAAAACTCTGCATTGTTGTGAGTTTAAAGAATATACTTCAAAGATAAAAACATCATTATTTTCGAAGGGGAGCAAGTTTTTTATTCGAATGAAATCCTACAGCAATGTTAACTGATTGCTATGCAACCCGATAACAATAGGGAACATCTGGtcttgtttggtttttctttcaaggatttTTTTCTTTCTTGCAATTCTGCGAACTTTGAATGCATCATTTCCTCCATTTATTGGACGGGAAACGACAGATATAATTCATTCTTCAGAGTTGTTAGCCATTGTAAAAAACATGCCAGACATTATACCGGACTTTGACGGATGAGGAGCCAAACCTGCAGAGAGCCTTCATGTCATCCCTCCAGCCGCACTCTACGAGCCGCTCCCGGAGAAGCTCCATCAGCCGCTCCTTCTCGCCGCTCTCCACCAACTTCAGAAACCAAAAACCCAGCTCACTGTTACCACACCCCGATGAAAGTAGAAGCAAAAAACACAACCCTAAGACCATCCACTGTCCCTTCTTGAAAAACCTTATCCCCTCTCCCTatcaaaccctaaccaaatcgAATCGAAATTTTCAGCCACCCGTATGGCACCGGCAGCTGCCGGCAAACCCAACACACGCCCATAGCACGCCAGTAACCCTAATCCCAAGAGAGATTAAAAAAAAGGAAGGACAGCCGGCCCGCGACCGCAGATTTGCTGCGCCGCGGGGGCAGGGGCGGTGGGGGCAAGCGAGCAGGCGGTACCTTGAGGTTGATGATGTCTCCGAGAGAAGCCTCCTTccctacctcctcctcctcctcctcgtcatcgttcgGCGTCGGCGGCCGGTTAATCGACGACCTCCTGCCAACAAGAACAAAAAGAACGCAAATTCTTGAGAAATAGAAACACCGGCGGACTGGATGGCACATGGGTAAGACAGCGTGAGGGTTAATCGCAGGATGCGCGGAAGAACGGAAGAGGATCGATTAGCTCGCTTACATGCTTGGATTGGAGAGCGCCTCTGGCTTCCTGCTTCGTCTCGCGGGTTCCTCAATCCTGTCTCCTCCTCTGCTTCGGACGTCGTCTGACCGGCTTTGCTATGTTTTTTTCTTTGCCCTGTTCCTATCGGAGCCGACTGCCGGGTCCAGTTGCTGGGCCGTTTCTTGCGATACAGAGTGTTAGCCCGAGctcctttttttttttttgagaaaagtgTTGGCCCGAGTGGCAAACGCTATTGGACACGGTCTGGGCTTTTCTCTGGGAGAAAACAAGGGGGGGAATCCGATTTCTTTTCTTTGGAATTGGTAGCATATTCGGCCAAATaaccttttttttttgagaaaaacttcCAATCTACTAGTATTCATCAAACATCAAGGTTAGGATCCCTAAAAAAACATCAAGGTTAGAAATTACATCCATGTACAAGTATGGGTCCTTTATTGTGATGTACTATTAAACCAAAATTGTGTCTGGAGACTAATACCACTTGTGATCTCTTTCCTTTTCTATTGGTTAAGGAATGCTAATAATGAAATAACTGATATAGAGCTGCTAATAGATTTCATGTCCCTCTTGATCTCCATTCTCATTGGCTGTTTTGACTTAGTAGCCATGTTTTTTTCACTTTGATCCATGTACTTTGTTTCTTCTTTCACTACTTTCTTCCGTCTCTATTCTTCGGGGCAACGAGGACTATAAGTATTGGAACCGAAGGCGCGCCATCGTCATCGCCCTCCCTCGTTGAAGccagcaaaccttgttgtagtagatagtcggtAAGTCGTCGTCCTAAGGCTCTAAAGGACCAGCACACCAGAACAATAATATCACCGACGAAGAGAAGCGTAGATCGGAATGATCAAATCGGAGGACACATGAATGcagaaaatgttggaaatatgccctagaggcaataataaaagtgttattattatatttctttgttcatgataatagtcttttattcatgctataactgtattatccggaaatcgtaatacacgtgtgaatacatagaccacaatatgtccctagtgagcctctagttgactagctcgttgtgatcaacagatagtcatggtttcctggctatggacattggatgtcgttgataacgggatcacatcattaggagaatgatgtgatggacaagacccaatcctaagactagcacaaaagatcgtgtagttcatttgctagagctttgcctatgtcaagtatctcttcctttgaccatgagatcgtgtaactcctggataccgtaggagtgctttgagtgtatcaaacatcacaacgtaactgggtgactataaaggtgcactacaggtatctccgaaagtatctattgttttatgcggatcgagactgggatttgtcactccgtgtaaacggagaggtatctctgggcccactcggtaggacatcatcatatgcgcaatgtgaccaaggagttgatcacgggatgatgtgttacggaacgagtaaagtgacttgccggtaacgagattgaacaaggtattggataccgacgatcgagtctcgggcaagtaacataccgatagacaaagggaattgaatacgggatcgattgagtccttgacatagtggttcatccgatgagatcatcgtggaacatgtgggagccaacatgggtatccagatcccgctgttggttattgaccggagaacgtctcggtcatgtctgcatgtctcccgaacccgtagggtctacacacttaaggttcgatgacgctagggttataaagg
The Triticum dicoccoides isolate Atlit2015 ecotype Zavitan chromosome 3A, WEW_v2.0, whole genome shotgun sequence genome window above contains:
- the LOC119270100 gene encoding transcription and mRNA export factor ENY2-like → MRSSINRPPTPNDDEEEEEEVGKEASLGDIINLKLVESGEKERLMELLRERLVECGWRDDMKALCRAYARKKGRNNVTLDDLIHVITPKGRASVPDAVKAELLQRIRSFLMSSSLW